The following proteins come from a genomic window of Meleagris gallopavo isolate NT-WF06-2002-E0010 breed Aviagen turkey brand Nicholas breeding stock chromosome Z, Turkey_5.1, whole genome shotgun sequence:
- the LOC109363788 gene encoding uncharacterized protein LOC109363788 gives MVGPSKGAAAPGQAVSPQCPALSRKRSQEVQGAGSRAASAWLSLLPLFQMMRPTDDILKELCKPAVLQRLLKIESLPLLWLVLRGLDLLSERPEMVREIRALLPDIMETQQFANTPVTLKVLNIFRNVMRHLGKRHASPIALELAEKILPLFNHLSLLREAELHRWCLTRGLSHFFASPALENEMSSGLCSPAGLVLGSAAWVFLAI, from the exons ATGGTGGGGCCCTCCAAAGGCGCTGCTGCCCCAGGCCAGGCTGTGTCTCCCCAGTGCCCAGCCCTGAGCCGCAAGAGGAGCCAGGAAGTGCAGGGTGCAGGGAGTCGTGCTGCCTCTGCCTGGCTCTCATTGCTGCCTTTGTTTCAGATGATGCGCCCTACTGATGACATCCTGAAAGAGCTGTGTAAGCCAGCAGTCCTGCAGAGGCTTCTCAAGATTGAAAGCCTGCCACTGCTCTGGCTGGTGCTCAGAGGCCTGGACCTGCTGTCCGAGAGACCTGAGATG GTAAGAGAAATACGGGCCCTGCTTCCAGACATCATGGAGACCCAGCAGTTTGCCAACACGCCCGTTACTCTGAAGGTGCTGAACATCTTCAGAAATGTAATGCGCCATCTGGGGAAGAGGCATGCCAGTCCCATTGCTCTGGAGCTGGCTGAGAAGATTCTGCctctttttaatcatttaagTCTGCTGAGGGAGGCTGAGCTCCATAGGTGGTGCTTGACCAGGGggctttctcatttctttgccTCTCCTGCCCTCGAGAATGAGATGTCTTCTGggctctgcagcccagcaggcCTTGTCCTTGGCAGTGCAGCTTGGGTGTTCTTGGCAATATGA